A single genomic interval of Dromiciops gliroides isolate mDroGli1 chromosome 1, mDroGli1.pri, whole genome shotgun sequence harbors:
- the LOC122739155 gene encoding histone-lysine N-methyltransferase SETMAR, which yields MKTSPCLAKHDEPWAEAVRSEEETEKGEDAWLRPPSEGSMSNEQLGASPGGQRDVGRGLENLPISSWPDGEEPEFQYTPEHVMGPGAEDDPTQITFPGCTCLSTSCLPTICSCLLHGENYDNSCLRDIESELEFARPVFECNVMCQCSEQCKNRVVQRGLQFSLQVFKTEKKGWGLRTLEFIPKGKFVCEYAGEILGSSEARRRIQRQTEHDSNYIIAVREHVCNGQIMETFVDPTNIGNIGRFLNHSCEPNLLMVPVRIDSMVPKLALFAAKDIWPKEELSYDYSGRFHNLTKNNGKQEVPDKDKMGKPCYCGTRSCAAFLPYDSSLYSSLEKQTSG from the exons ATGAAAACCTCTCCCTGCCTCGCTAAGCACGACGAACCGTGGGCTGAAGCAGTCAGGAGCGAGGAAGAAACCGAGAAAGGAGAAGACGCTTGGCTGCGGCCACCCTCAGAGGGCAGCATGTCAAACGAACAGCTCGGGGCCTCCCCTGGAGGGCAGCGGGATGTAGGGCGCGGCCTCGAGAACCTGCCCATCAGTTCCTGGCCAGACGGGGAAGAGCCAGAGTTTCAG TATACTCCTGAACATGTGATGGGACCTGGAGCAGAAGACGATCCTACTCAAATAACCTTTCCAGGATGCACTTGTCTCTCAACTTCTTGCCTCCCTACCATTTGTTCATGTCTTCTTCATGGGGAAAATTATGATAATTCATGCCTCAGAGACATAGAAAGTGAATTAGAATTTGCCAGACCAGTGTTTGAATGTAATGTCATGTGCCAGTGCAGCGAACAGTGCAAGAACAGAGTAGTTCAAAGAGGTCTGCAATTCAGTCTCCAGGTGTTCAAGACTGAGAAGAAAGGCTGGGGGCTTCGCACCTTGGAATTTATACCCAAAGGAAAGTTTGTCTGTGAATATGCTGGTGAAATTCTAGGCTCTTCGGAGGCACGCAGAAGAATACAACGACAAACAGAGCATGACTCAAATTACATTATAGCCGTAAGGGAGCACGTATGTAATGGCCAGATCATGGAAACCTTTGTGGATCCTACCAACATAGGGAATATTGGCAGATTTCTTAACCATTCTTGTGAGCCAAATTTATTGATGGTCCCTGTCCGCATTGACTCCATGGTGCCTAAGCTGGCGCTTTTTGCAGCCAAAGACATTTGGCCAAAAGAAGAACTTTCTTATGACTATTCAGGAAGATTTCATAATCTCACAAAGAATAATGGAAAACAAGAAGTGCCAGATAAAGACAAAATGGGGAAGCCTTGTTATTGTGGTACCAGATCATGTGCTGCTTTCTTGCCTTATGACAGTTCACTGTACTCATCCCTAGAAAAACAAACCTCAGGTTGA